Genomic window (Asticcacaulis excentricus CB 48):
CGATTTCCGCCACCTCCTTTGCGCCGCCCATGATCATCTGGGCCAAGGCCGACGTCTCGGCGCACCATCCCTGCGGAAAGGAAAGGTTTTCGACATTGGTACCGCTGAAGATACGCCCGTCCGGCGTGCGAATAGCCGCACCGACGGGAAAACCGGAATAGGGGGAATGGCTGAGGGCCGCTGCGGCTTTCGCCGCATCAAACAGATCGTGAGACAAGTCTGGCTCCGTTTATGGGCGTAGAGCTTGCCGCAATAGGAAGCGCAGTGCCAGACATTTCTTCTCATCCCCACGCTTTAGCGTGGAGATGACACATGACGCAAAGCAGGCTGAGGAGGAGTGTACCATCAAGATTTTGAGCACGTTTCAGGGTTCGGGGGTCGCCGCCCTCCGCCTCGACGCGCTACGTTTGATAGGCACCTCCCCACGCTAACGCAAAGGGAGGAGGAAAGCTAACTACTCAATATACTCCGGGGCGTCGATGCGCTTGCCCAGCAACATAGCGTCGGCCACGATACGCAGCGGCGAAAAGTCGGCGTCGGACTGACTCGCGCGGACCAGCTTCTCGAAGTGCGCATAGAGGCCGGGATATTCAGCCTCCTTTTCTTTCATGATCTCCTTCCCGTCGATGGAAAGGCCCGTGCCGCCCATGCTCAGTTCCAGCTTTTCGCCCTTTTCGGACTCAACGAAGATCGACCAGGTCTGGATGCCGGTTTGCAGGAAGTCGTAATCGGCGCGAATGGCGACGCCGCTTTCAGTCGTCAAGTCCATCTCAACCTGAATGGGGGCCTCGCAATTGACCGGAATGTGCAGGTCAGCTTTTTTGACGATGACCTTTTCCGGCACGATGCGCGTTAGGATAGACAGCGAGTTGATGCCCGGATCGAAGACGCCCATACCGCCGGCTTCGAAGATCCACTTCTGACCCGGATGCCACTGACGCACATTTTCCTTCCACACTACGTGGATGGATTTGATCTTGCGTCCGGCGATCCATTCGCGGGTCGTTTCCACCGCGGGCGCATAGCGCGAATGCCAGCTGGCCAGCACCGTCACGCCCTTGGCGCGCGCCAGATCGGCAATGGCCTCTGCCTCGCCCAGCGTGGCCGCAGGGGGTTTTTCAAGGAAAACGTGCTTGCCCGCCGCGATGACCTGCCTGGCGATCTTATGCCGGATTTGCGGCGGGGTGCAGATGGCCACGGCCTCGATCTCCGGGTGGGCCGCCAGCATGTCTTCCAGCGAATCGTAAGCGGTCACGCCGTCCGGGCGGGCATTAGGCGAACACCCGGCCACCAGCTCCAGCGCGGGATTGGCGCGGATTGACGGTATGTGCTGATCAACGGCGATCTTGCCAAGCCCCACCAGACCTATCTTCAGCGGCTTGACCTTTTTTTTCCCGAACATGGACGCTTCCCTAAATTTACTTGGGCGGTTTCGTTATCATGGCCGAAACGCTTTCGGCAATATTTATATGATAATTTAAACCATTACCCGGACAATTGTTGACAACGCCCATATCACGCCTGCCTGCTCTGTCAAAGGCCCAGCTTTTGTGCAGCGTAAAGGGCGCAGCATTTCATATTTGACAACTGACTTCATATGTGGTGCCTTGCGGCCAAGACTCCCGGCCGCCATGATCCGGGTATAATGGGAAAGAAACGCACATGATCTCCGAAACTGCGCCGGGCCGGGGCCTGAAAAGCCTGTGGCCGTTGATTCTGATTACCAGCCTGTTCTTTTTCTGGGGTGTGGCAAACAACCTCAACGACGTGCTGATTCCCCAGTTCAAAAAGGCGTTTGTGCTGACCGACCTGCAATCGGGTCTGGTGCAATCGGCCTTCTACATGGGCTATTTCCTTCTGGCCCTGCCCGCCGCCTTTGTAATGCGCA
Coding sequences:
- a CDS encoding Gfo/Idh/MocA family protein encodes the protein MFGKKKVKPLKIGLVGLGKIAVDQHIPSIRANPALELVAGCSPNARPDGVTAYDSLEDMLAAHPEIEAVAICTPPQIRHKIARQVIAAGKHVFLEKPPAATLGEAEAIADLARAKGVTVLASWHSRYAPAVETTREWIAGRKIKSIHVVWKENVRQWHPGQKWIFEAGGMGVFDPGINSLSILTRIVPEKVIVKKADLHIPVNCEAPIQVEMDLTTESGVAIRADYDFLQTGIQTWSIFVESEKGEKLELSMGGTGLSIDGKEIMKEKEAEYPGLYAHFEKLVRASQSDADFSPLRIVADAMLLGKRIDAPEYIE
- the cdd gene encoding cytidine deaminase, whose amino-acid sequence is MSHDLFDAAKAAAALSHSPYSGFPVGAAIRTPDGRIFSGTNVENLSFPQGWCAETSALAQMIMGGAKEVAEIAIFAPKKNACPPCGGCRQKLAEFSDGSARIHLCDETGVVQTVTLAELLPMMFRTKLK